One part of the Microbacterium saperdae genome encodes these proteins:
- a CDS encoding carbohydrate ABC transporter permease, whose amino-acid sequence MATTHIERRKHRPFSIGRAAGWTYLGIVLVVTVFPFYWILRTALSNNKALATDPSSLLPVDFTVEAFRRVLGIATLAEAQAQGGNVAGFDIGIYMRNSVIYAGVSTVLVVLFSALAAYAFSRLEWRGRNLVFGVLMVALMVPGIMTLLPNFVFIKQLGLVNTFAGLILPGALFSAFNIFFLRQFFLGISREVEEAAIIDGAGRLRVMFRIIMPMAQGPIVTLLILGFIGAWNDYFWPLLVSTSGDEVRPLTLALAVFRQSAPGTATDWAGLMAAALIAAVPMFLIFMIFGRRIVNSIGFSGVR is encoded by the coding sequence ATGGCAACCACGCACATCGAACGCCGCAAGCACCGCCCCTTCAGCATCGGCAGGGCGGCCGGGTGGACCTATCTCGGCATCGTCCTGGTCGTGACGGTGTTCCCCTTCTACTGGATCCTGCGCACGGCGCTGTCGAACAACAAGGCGCTCGCGACCGATCCGAGCTCGCTGCTTCCGGTCGATTTCACCGTCGAGGCCTTCCGGCGCGTGCTCGGCATCGCCACCCTCGCCGAGGCGCAGGCGCAGGGCGGCAACGTCGCCGGCTTCGACATCGGGATCTACATGCGCAACTCGGTGATCTACGCCGGCGTCTCGACCGTGCTCGTCGTGCTGTTCTCCGCGCTCGCCGCCTACGCGTTCTCCCGCCTGGAATGGCGAGGACGCAATCTGGTCTTCGGGGTGCTGATGGTCGCGCTGATGGTTCCCGGGATCATGACCCTGCTCCCGAACTTCGTGTTCATCAAGCAGCTCGGACTGGTCAACACCTTCGCGGGGCTGATCCTGCCGGGTGCCCTGTTCTCGGCGTTCAACATCTTCTTCCTGCGCCAGTTCTTCCTCGGTATCAGCCGGGAGGTCGAGGAAGCAGCGATCATCGACGGCGCCGGGCGGCTGCGAGTCATGTTCCGCATCATCATGCCGATGGCCCAGGGCCCGATCGTGACTCTGCTCATCCTCGGATTCATCGGTGCCTGGAACGACTACTTCTGGCCGCTCCTGGTGTCGACCTCCGGTGATGAGGTGCGACCGCTTACCCTCGCCCTGGCGGTGTTCCGGCAATCGGCGCCCGGGACGGCGACCGACTGGGCCGGCCTCATGGCCGCGGCGCTGATCGCCGCGGTGCCCATGTTCCTCATCTTCATGATCTTCGGACGCCGGATCGTGAACTCGATCGGCTTCTCCGGCGTCCGCTGA
- a CDS encoding alpha-galactosidase — MTHTATQRPLAAEDVVHLRAGGTSVVVLLSDERLPRILHWGEDLGELRAQDLVSLAATAMPGIGDSAVTYPQPVPVLAQLPEGWMGRPGLIADRDGAQWAAKFTVSSFTCVDGDEAQALTVSAVDEQYGLDLVVEIEVLHASGLVRQRATLRNARAGRLRVGALELALPVPAEADEVMDLTGRWALERVPQRRAFDVGEWVRTSRGGKPGLEHTMLVLAGRRGFGFRSGRVWATHLAWSGNQTLGAERTPADVRRLVASEVLVADEVTLDADEQYVSPWQYGSWGDGLDELAARFHRHLRASPAHPGTPRPVILNTWEAVYFDHDPTTLIALAERGAEAGAERFVVDDGWFVGRRDDTTSLGDWTIDRERWPDGLAPLANRVRELGMDFGLWFEPEMINLDSDLARAHPEWLFDAGHGAGMPSRHQHVLDLGHPDAEQYVLEAVSALVAELDIAYIKWDHNRYLLDAGHTPTGTAGYRAHTLAAYRVMDELHRRHPGLEIESCASGGGRIDLGVLARTQRVWPSDCNDPHERMEIQRWTGLLVPPEYQGTHIGAEHSHTTHRQHPLSYRGEKAIWGNLGVELNLLVEDEGSRAAVASWIALHKRFRSLLHGGVSVHADLAEPAARLEGVVAADGSEALFALSLTERPRTWPLGRLTIPGLDDDRTYRVTRVTPEAEPLGDAQPMWLADGVELPGRVLRVVGVEMPNLDPDRSVLLRFEG, encoded by the coding sequence ATGACCCACACAGCAACGCAGCGCCCGCTCGCCGCCGAAGACGTCGTGCACCTGCGTGCGGGAGGGACGAGCGTGGTCGTGCTCCTCTCGGATGAGCGGCTGCCGCGCATCCTGCACTGGGGTGAAGATCTCGGTGAGCTCCGTGCCCAGGACCTGGTCTCTCTCGCCGCGACGGCGATGCCCGGCATCGGCGACAGCGCCGTGACCTACCCGCAGCCGGTCCCGGTGCTCGCGCAGCTGCCGGAGGGGTGGATGGGCCGTCCGGGGTTGATCGCCGATCGCGACGGCGCCCAGTGGGCGGCGAAGTTCACGGTGTCGTCCTTCACGTGCGTCGACGGCGACGAGGCGCAGGCGCTCACCGTCTCGGCGGTCGATGAGCAGTACGGGCTCGACCTCGTGGTCGAGATCGAGGTGCTCCACGCCAGCGGGCTCGTGCGCCAGCGCGCGACGCTGCGCAATGCGCGTGCGGGCCGACTGCGCGTCGGAGCGCTCGAGCTCGCGCTTCCGGTCCCGGCGGAGGCGGACGAGGTCATGGATCTGACCGGACGCTGGGCTCTGGAGCGCGTCCCGCAGCGTCGGGCCTTCGACGTGGGCGAGTGGGTGCGCACCTCGCGGGGCGGCAAGCCGGGACTCGAGCACACCATGCTCGTCCTGGCGGGACGGCGGGGATTCGGGTTCCGCTCCGGCCGCGTCTGGGCGACGCACCTCGCATGGAGCGGGAATCAGACCCTGGGCGCAGAGCGCACCCCGGCCGACGTGCGCCGTCTCGTCGCCTCGGAGGTGCTCGTGGCCGATGAGGTCACCCTCGACGCCGACGAGCAGTACGTCAGCCCCTGGCAGTACGGGTCGTGGGGAGACGGACTGGATGAGCTGGCCGCGCGATTCCACCGTCATCTGCGCGCTTCCCCTGCGCATCCGGGCACTCCGCGACCGGTCATCCTCAACACCTGGGAGGCGGTGTACTTCGATCACGATCCGACGACGCTCATCGCCCTCGCGGAGCGCGGAGCGGAGGCGGGCGCCGAGCGGTTCGTGGTGGATGACGGCTGGTTCGTCGGTCGACGAGACGACACGACATCGCTCGGAGACTGGACGATCGATCGGGAGCGCTGGCCCGATGGGCTCGCTCCGCTCGCGAACCGTGTGCGGGAGCTGGGCATGGACTTCGGCCTGTGGTTCGAGCCGGAGATGATCAATCTCGACTCCGACCTCGCGCGCGCACATCCCGAGTGGCTCTTCGACGCCGGGCATGGAGCGGGAATGCCCTCTCGCCATCAGCATGTGCTCGATCTCGGTCATCCGGATGCCGAGCAGTACGTGCTCGAGGCCGTGTCGGCGTTGGTCGCGGAGCTCGACATCGCGTACATCAAGTGGGACCACAACCGCTATCTGCTCGATGCGGGCCACACGCCCACGGGCACGGCCGGATACCGCGCGCACACCCTCGCCGCATACCGGGTCATGGACGAACTGCACCGGCGGCATCCGGGGCTCGAGATCGAGTCGTGCGCGTCCGGCGGTGGGCGCATCGACCTCGGAGTGCTCGCGCGTACGCAGCGGGTGTGGCCGAGCGACTGCAACGACCCGCACGAGCGCATGGAGATCCAGCGCTGGACCGGACTCCTCGTGCCGCCGGAGTACCAGGGGACGCACATCGGCGCGGAGCACTCGCACACCACGCACCGCCAGCATCCGCTGTCGTATCGCGGCGAGAAGGCCATCTGGGGAAACCTCGGGGTCGAGCTCAACCTCCTCGTGGAAGACGAGGGCAGCCGGGCGGCGGTCGCGTCGTGGATCGCCCTGCACAAGCGGTTCCGCTCGCTGCTGCATGGCGGGGTGAGCGTGCACGCCGACCTCGCCGAACCGGCAGCCCGTCTCGAGGGGGTCGTCGCCGCTGACGGCTCCGAGGCCCTCTTCGCGCTCTCGCTGACGGAGCGCCCGCGCACATGGCCGCTGGGGAGACTCACGATTCCCGGCCTCGATGACGACCGGACCTACCGTGTGACGAGGGTCACCCCCGAAGCCGAACCGCTAGGCGACGCGCAGCCGATGTGGCTCGCGGACGGCGTCGAGCTCCCGGGGCGCGTGCTCAGGGTCGTCGGCGTGGAGATGCCGAACCTCGACCCCGATCGCTCCGTGCTCCTGCGCTTCGAGGGCTGA
- a CDS encoding NAD-dependent epimerase/dehydratase family protein, with the protein MPLSVLYIGGTGVISSACVRASLALGHEVHVLHRGTGGGHGTPPGVIEHRGDIRDPESVRRALGGRTFDVVADFIAFVPEHVTTALELFADSGQYVFISSTSAYQKPAAILPIRESTPLRNPYFPYSRDKIACEDLLVREYRATGAPVTIVRPSYTYDRTLFPMDSGWSVVERMREGSPILLPDGGRPLCTLTHAEDFAATFVRLLGDPRTHGESFHITADTAISWRQAFDAVAAAIGASPDYVAASSEEIAASDGGWGEILLGDRAHSSVFDNGKVRSLVPSHAPGIGFAEGARQIVEWHDRTPSVQVRDRERERLMDELIGRHRGG; encoded by the coding sequence ATGCCGCTGTCCGTCCTCTACATCGGCGGGACCGGCGTCATCTCCTCCGCCTGCGTCCGGGCCTCGCTCGCTCTGGGTCATGAGGTGCACGTCCTCCATCGCGGCACGGGCGGCGGGCACGGGACGCCTCCGGGGGTGATCGAGCATCGCGGTGATATCCGCGACCCCGAGTCGGTGCGGCGCGCTCTTGGGGGCCGCACGTTCGACGTCGTCGCCGATTTCATCGCCTTCGTCCCGGAGCATGTCACGACCGCCCTCGAGCTCTTCGCGGATTCCGGCCAGTACGTCTTCATCAGCTCCACCTCGGCGTACCAGAAGCCGGCGGCGATCCTGCCGATTCGGGAGTCGACGCCCCTCCGCAATCCGTACTTCCCCTATTCGCGCGACAAGATCGCCTGTGAGGACCTGCTGGTGCGCGAATACCGCGCCACCGGCGCGCCGGTCACGATCGTGCGGCCGTCGTACACCTACGACCGGACTCTCTTCCCGATGGACAGCGGATGGTCCGTGGTGGAACGGATGCGGGAAGGCTCGCCGATCCTGCTCCCGGATGGCGGGCGACCGCTGTGCACCCTGACGCATGCGGAGGATTTCGCCGCGACGTTCGTGCGGCTCCTCGGGGATCCGCGCACGCACGGCGAGAGCTTCCACATCACCGCGGACACGGCGATCAGCTGGCGTCAGGCCTTCGATGCGGTCGCAGCCGCGATCGGCGCCTCCCCTGACTACGTGGCGGCGTCCTCGGAGGAGATCGCGGCCAGCGACGGCGGATGGGGTGAGATCCTTCTCGGAGACCGCGCGCATTCCTCGGTCTTCGACAACGGCAAGGTGCGATCCCTGGTTCCCTCGCACGCACCCGGAATCGGATTCGCCGAAGGCGCCAGGCAGATCGTGGAATGGCACGACCGCACGCCCTCGGTTCAGGTCAGGGACCGCGAGCGCGAACGCCTGATGGACGAGCTCATCGGGCGCCACCGTGGGGGATGA
- a CDS encoding ABC transporter substrate-binding protein, translating to MTTRSTFQRVALLTATASLLVPLAACSTGSGDEAGGKVPIQWWTWDQGQSLSYEKCAAAFNEANPDIDVTVSYYNWNDYWTKLTAGFVAGDAPDTFMNHANYFPEYVSQGQLLALDDLIASSDFDLDRFSVGIDTWTYTDGKHYGLPKDWATEVWYYNEDAVADAGLTADDMQNMTWAPDGSGTFGEIVKKLTVDANGVHGDQPGFDKDNVAVYGLMPMGLQGNNGQDSWSGFLSTTGWTLGDEKNWPTRFQYDDQGFQDSLDWIRSLSADGFSPKNGAFTTEIADWLGSGKIAMAGSHTANLGALTSIEGVNISFAPTVIGEDGKRSSLTNSNGDSIWAGTKHPDEAWKWVSFLGSPDCQSLAGEDGTFFPSIPESMKVTQEAMLEKGIDVAPLVELVESGQTFTTPVFQRGGELDATLKPMWEKFWNFSADAEIFDQMAAESERILAQQ from the coding sequence ATGACTACACGATCGACCTTCCAGAGGGTCGCACTGCTCACCGCGACGGCGTCGTTGCTCGTGCCCCTCGCTGCCTGCTCCACGGGCAGCGGCGATGAGGCAGGCGGAAAGGTCCCGATCCAATGGTGGACCTGGGACCAGGGTCAGTCGCTGTCGTACGAGAAGTGCGCCGCGGCCTTCAACGAGGCGAACCCCGACATCGACGTCACGGTCTCGTACTACAACTGGAACGACTACTGGACCAAGCTCACGGCCGGATTCGTCGCGGGCGATGCGCCCGACACCTTCATGAACCACGCGAACTACTTCCCCGAGTACGTGTCGCAGGGGCAGCTGCTCGCGCTCGACGACCTGATCGCGTCGAGCGACTTCGACCTCGACCGTTTCAGCGTGGGGATCGACACCTGGACGTACACCGACGGCAAGCACTACGGCCTGCCGAAGGACTGGGCGACCGAGGTCTGGTACTACAACGAGGACGCCGTCGCGGACGCCGGTCTCACCGCCGACGACATGCAGAACATGACGTGGGCGCCCGACGGCAGCGGCACGTTCGGCGAGATCGTGAAGAAGCTCACGGTCGACGCGAACGGGGTGCACGGCGACCAGCCGGGCTTCGACAAGGACAACGTGGCCGTCTACGGTCTGATGCCGATGGGCCTTCAGGGCAACAACGGTCAGGACAGCTGGAGCGGCTTCCTCTCGACGACGGGCTGGACGCTGGGCGACGAGAAGAACTGGCCGACGCGCTTCCAGTACGACGACCAGGGCTTCCAGGACTCCCTCGACTGGATCCGCAGCCTGAGCGCGGACGGTTTCAGCCCGAAGAACGGCGCCTTCACGACCGAGATCGCCGACTGGCTCGGCTCGGGCAAGATCGCGATGGCAGGCAGCCACACCGCCAACCTCGGCGCGCTGACCAGCATCGAGGGCGTGAACATCTCGTTCGCCCCGACCGTGATCGGCGAGGACGGGAAGCGCAGCTCGCTCACGAACTCGAACGGCGACTCGATCTGGGCCGGCACCAAGCACCCGGACGAGGCCTGGAAGTGGGTCTCCTTCCTCGGATCCCCGGACTGCCAGAGCCTCGCGGGCGAGGACGGGACCTTCTTCCCGTCGATCCCGGAGTCGATGAAGGTCACCCAGGAGGCGATGCTCGAGAAGGGCATCGATGTGGCGCCGCTCGTCGAGCTGGTGGAGAGCGGACAGACGTTCACCACCCCGGTGTTCCAGCGCGGTGGTGAGCTCGATGCGACGCTGAAGCCGATGTGGGAGAAGTTCTGGAACTTCTCGGCCGACGCCGAGATCTTCGATCAGATGGCGGCGGAGTCCGAGCGGATCCTCGCTCAGCAGTGA
- a CDS encoding winged helix-turn-helix transcriptional regulator yields MADAEAEIHACDAAVTLAFSVLGKRWNGMIVSSLGGGPSTFVALRRAVAGISDTVLSDRLAELAQAGLVARTVDAGPPVTVSYTLTASGQGLLPILDQLGAWASVNLERHSG; encoded by the coding sequence ATGGCGGACGCCGAGGCAGAGATCCATGCGTGTGACGCGGCGGTCACACTGGCCTTCAGCGTGCTCGGCAAGCGGTGGAACGGCATGATCGTCTCGTCGCTCGGCGGCGGACCGTCGACCTTCGTCGCGCTGCGCCGCGCCGTGGCCGGCATCAGCGACACCGTGCTCTCCGATCGACTCGCCGAGCTGGCCCAGGCCGGACTCGTCGCCCGCACGGTCGACGCGGGCCCCCCGGTCACGGTGTCGTACACCCTCACCGCGAGCGGACAGGGGCTGCTGCCGATCCTCGATCAGCTCGGTGCCTGGGCATCCGTGAATCTGGAGCGTCACTCCGGATGA
- a CDS encoding AraC family transcriptional regulator — MDISLLAVDTRIVLIPDGFPGQRMLVLPRPLVNEVFRMPGTPQLIVTDCGYFPRAQSHGKRRTTAIDEVVVIVCVDGAGWCETATGHFPVTRGQVLVLPPGHEHAYGADEDDPWTLWWFHAAGPELERFLERAGMTIENPVRRPHDPHRVATLLTEILQWAERDTTLPSLLAASGAAWHALTHLAASRTAADDTDELIEQSVQYLREHLAEPLSVSDLAASVALSTSHFSSLFKRHTGQPVLRYLTMLRMARARELLHITNWTIASIAAEVGFPDAFYFARQFKKVHGVSPRAYRG, encoded by the coding sequence ATGGACATTTCGCTTCTCGCCGTCGATACTCGGATCGTGCTCATCCCCGACGGATTCCCTGGACAGCGCATGCTCGTCCTCCCCCGGCCCCTCGTGAACGAGGTCTTCCGCATGCCGGGGACCCCCCAGCTCATCGTGACCGACTGCGGGTACTTCCCTCGCGCCCAATCGCACGGAAAACGACGCACCACGGCGATCGATGAGGTCGTCGTGATCGTCTGCGTCGACGGGGCGGGGTGGTGCGAGACCGCAACCGGTCACTTCCCCGTCACGCGAGGCCAGGTTCTCGTCCTGCCACCAGGACACGAGCACGCGTACGGCGCCGATGAGGACGATCCGTGGACGCTGTGGTGGTTCCACGCCGCAGGCCCGGAGCTGGAGCGCTTCCTCGAGCGGGCGGGGATGACGATCGAGAACCCGGTGCGACGACCGCACGACCCGCACCGCGTCGCGACGCTGCTGACCGAGATCCTGCAGTGGGCCGAGCGCGACACCACGCTGCCGAGTCTTCTGGCCGCGTCCGGAGCCGCGTGGCACGCGCTGACCCACCTCGCCGCGAGCCGCACGGCGGCGGACGACACCGACGAGCTGATCGAGCAGAGCGTGCAGTATCTGCGCGAGCATCTCGCGGAGCCGTTGAGCGTGTCGGATCTCGCGGCATCCGTCGCGCTGAGCACCTCGCATTTCAGCTCGCTGTTCAAGCGGCACACCGGGCAGCCGGTGCTGCGATACCTGACGATGCTGCGCATGGCGCGGGCGCGCGAGCTGCTCCACATCACCAACTGGACGATCGCGAGCATCGCGGCCGAGGTCGGATTCCCCGATGCGTTCTACTTCGCGCGACAGTTCAAGAAGGTGCACGGGGTGAGCCCCCGCGCGTACCGCGGATGA